GATCTCAAAGTCACTCATCAGCTTCCATTGATCTCCCTCAATTCCTACGCCAACCTTTTTAATTGTTTCATCTTCGAGCAGCCTTTTGAGTCCCTTGGGAAAACCTAAAATAGATTAAGCCCAAACATGAGAAACTAAACAGTGGAAGATGCCAGAAAGTCTAATGGAAATTACAAAATCCAAGCAAAAACACCATCTGCAAAACCCTGGGCTTCTAAAGGAAAAGCCAAAGTTTCTCTGTTTATTTGACTTCTCCCTGGAATGACTTGAAAACTTCAGCTGGTTGTGATGGGTCATCTGCAGACAAGCAAGAAGGAAATACCTGAAATACACAAATCATCCTGCACCTATGTGGAAACAAAccaagtaaaaaaaccccaaaacataaTTGGTCTTTCTGATTGTTAAATCACGCCACAAAAACCAACCCCGCACTGGAAAAGACACTTTATCTCTCAAAACTCAGTGTTCATTACATAAAATCAAACATTATTTTACTATTTTCCCCACGATGTCCTCACAGTTTTTGCTATTTCACATTTCTGGGCAAGAGTTGAAACCATAAGCATGGGAaatccccagcagcacagatttTCTGAAGACAAACTCACAGCTAAGGCTGGGCTGCTCCAACAACAGCATTTGGAAAACAGAACCcaccaagcagctgctgtgccaagCCCAAACATGCCAGACCTGTCAGCAAGCAAAAACCCACAGTGTTCAAAGATGCACACAGATACTCAGTTTTATATTTTGATTTCTCCCAAACTGATGGCACAGCAAACCTGGATCAAAGGGTATTTTCAAGCTTACAGAGCTGAATTAAAGCAGGCAGCTTTCTCATCTCTTTCTGCAGGAAGAACAGCCCCAGACACTTCATCCTTGAACAATAACAGCCTTTTACTCCCCTGTGTGTTTGCTCCCATTTAAAATTCAGAACATCTTATTTAAATCCATACCTTCAGGACCCCACAGCTGGATACCCTGAATTAGTCTCAAAAGTGCAAATCTAGTACCTGCAAACACAGAGAGCTGCACAGGCACACTGCTCACCTGCCTTGGCTCTCGTTGCAAACACcaccttttcccagccctgcaataTGCATTTATGTACTTCAACAAACACTTGGCACCACTGATTTCATTTGTGCACAATTGTCTCTGCCCTTTGCTGGCTGCCACTCTACATTTGTAGCCACAGCCAATTTCCTGTGCATTGGAAAATTGCAGATCCACcccaaagctttaaaaaaataactggTAAAACCCCCCCAGACAGCAGCAAGCTGGTGCTCTGAGAGGCAGACAAATTACAGCATTCCCAAAGCACGTGAGCCATGGGAAAATATGGAAAACCCTCCACAAATAAAGAGAATTCAACCAAATACAAGCCTGCATATGTGCAAGGGGTTTTCACCTAAGGGAATCATCACTACAACCTTCCAGGATGGGCACTCCCCAGTCGATGAGTCCTGCCCCATTTCCtagaaaagagaattttctggttttttgttaGTCAAAGTTGAAGACTGTGCAAAGGCCACAATCTGAGAAAACAGACCACAGTTTGAGAAATCTGTAAGGAAAATGATGAACAGTCTTcctattaaataaataaacatggTTTTGCCATTTATGCACAGTCCAATAAGGCCCAATTCCTCCTGCAGGAGAAAGCTTTTTTGCTAGGACttgctgttttttcttctggtttggCCAGATTTCCGCAGATCACATATACTGCCATAAGAAGCAGAAATTGGCTCTGGTCCCTGCCCAAGTCACTCAGTTCAAAGTGCATCCTCCACTGGCAAGAGGAAGCACTTTGGAAAACCATCCAGAGGGAAACTTCCCCTTTTGCTGTACCACAGCAGCCGCACAAACGTCTCCCCTGCCAGAAGCAGAAGCATTGCAGCTCTTTATGGCTATTGTTCCCTCAGCTTCCTCTCCTCACATCATTTTCCTTTGTGCTCTCCAGCCTCCCCGATGGAAGAGCCTCCAGCAATTAAATTTTCCACCCCATTTGCTCTAAATGACAAAGGATTGAACACCAACATTAAAATTATCACTATTATACCTCAGCATGAGTCCCCCAGGGAAATCAGAAACCTCTCCCAGGCATATTTTTAATCTAACATTTTAAACCAAAGGTTATAAAATTGCCATCTCCCTCCCTTATCCCTATTTTCCCTATTTGGAAGCTTTTATTCACATCCATAATGAATTCAGCCTCTGCTAAGCACACCCCCTTCTCTCCCCACAGCTGCATCACACCAGGTACCCAGGACTCTTTCCCAAAGCTGATGTCACACAACGCAGGAATTGGGAACAAAGAGCACAACAGCCATCATTTTTGAGGCTCCTTGTTGAAGCcaaatgtaacaaaaaaaaccaaccaaaaataccaaaacacaATAAAACCCACAGCCTGCTCTATTTAGGTTCACTGTTTATTTTGGCACTAAACAGGAAACTCATTAAAGGAGCagagaattaaatttttaaaactggAATAAAACATTCCCACttagaaaaataatcagaacCCACACCCTGTTTTCAAGCACATCTAAGATTGTCTTAATATACAGTCATCACTCAATGAATAAATCCCTTTATTTTAGGtgggaaaggggaggaaaagggtGGGTTTTTACTGTCCCATGTGGTAGGATATGTCAGCCATTGCTCAAGGCTTCAGTTCAGAGATAACCAGGAGAAACAGAGAGCAGTTCATGCCCCAAATAAGAGAGGAAGCACAGTACCTGCCATGGAGGAGACATGGAACAAGTAGCACCTGTCCTCAGCCACACACATCTGGATTACAGCTGTTCTGGCCATCTTGCCCTTGGTGTAGGATGGGGGCCACTCGATGTCAAAGCCCACAGCAGccccctctgacaggctctgcCTGGAAAGGAGCAGAAATTCCCACATTTACCTGCTGCTCCAACACCTGCCACTGACAGCAGAGGCTGTGTGACACCCCTATGTCAcacctgcagggcacagaaagcatcccacagctctgagcactTGGTGCTGACCCACAGAGCCCCTGAAATGCTGCAAAACCCTGCAGACCTGCCTGCAAACACAAATACACATTGTTAAAAACAGCTGCAGGTGGTGGGTGCAGAGAAGGACACAGCAATTACCAGCACATCAAAATTAATCTGATTTCCCATCTGACTTCCTTTCCAGTCAAATCAGCGCATGGCAATGGGAAATGAAACAAGCTCAAAACACCTTTCCCACACCACTCCCTTCTTCCCTGGACTCCCAAATTTCCCACCTCTTCTCCCTCAGCACCACAACAGGGACAGAACCTTTAATCCCCACTACTACAACTTGGCCACACAGGCCTCAAGGACAGGCAGATGAAAAAAGGAATAGTTTTTATTCCTGTAAAGGGTTCACCCTAGGATCCCTTGAAAGACAGTCCTTTATTTATCCCACAGCACTGGAAGTGTTGCACacaacttttttcccccagcatcATGAGCTGTGCTACacaaaaaaagggggaaataatAATGTACTTGCACTACAAATTTACTGTCTTTTCTTTACACATACACTCCCAATTAATGGATTAATTAGGAACTAACACTCGTCCATGAAGCCAGGGAAGCACATGGAATGACCCATCCTGTGAAAGGCACTCAGTCTGCACTGGAGccctcacagcctctgctcTGAGGAACAGAAAGGCTCAGCAATGGCATCTCCCACCAACAAGGCCAAATGGGAAACTATTCCCAAGAGCTGAGCCCCTTCCAAAAACACAGGAGCACTCAAgggaaagatggaaaaaaactgAGTGTGAGCTGTTACCTGATATCTTCTGAGAGGAGGGAACAGTCACTGGCTTCATAGCTATAAACAACAGAGCCAGAGAACTCCAAGAAAGGCAGCCCATCCTCCAGAACACTCCTCTGGGCACCAGGCTTCTGAGAAAGCAAATTTGGGAGACTGGTTATCTGCCACCCCCCCTCCTCACCAGGGACACCCATCCCAGCCAGGCTCACACAGCCCCATCATCAAAACATTTGGGTTCCTATCCCATCTTCCCTAGTGAACAAAAAGTCAAAATTACTGTTGTTTCACCTGATAACTTTTAATAAACACTTACTAATCAGCTAATCATTTACTCCCACTTGGTGGAATAAAAACTGCTGAACTGCACCTTCTGCTCTCCCCCTCCCtcattaatgaattaattatcTAACCACTgataattaattatatattaattatcaACAGTTAGATAATTATCTAactaaataattatatatttactACTATTACATATTTACTAATACAATACAAATATTATCTATTCTATTTTATACCTACATTGCAtataaaaacatacaaaatttTATATATGATATTtagataataataatataaataaatgataTCTATTTTAagatttatattatatataaatattatatatttacgAACTAATTATCTAACTAAATAATCATATATTTCATACCACTTGGTGTAATAAAAGCTGCTGAACTGCACCCTCTGTTCTCCCCCTCtctcattaattaattaattacctAACGATTGAAGCTGTTTCAGGGATGGTCCCTCCTCATGGGCATTTTTACACTGAACATTCACACATTCTCCAGAGCTGGGTTGCTCTGCAGTGAGCCAGGACCCACCTTTGTGTGCCCCAAGGAAGCTTCGTCCTGGCTCTCTGTAAGCATCCACTGGGGATACTTATCCCGCAGGCCAGCAGCTACCCCATCCATTTCTGGCACATTTCTAGAATTGAtaaagagaacaaaaagaaaatggaacaGTCAGCTACTACATCCATTTCTGGGACTaataaagacaagaaaaagTTAGAACAATCAGCAGCTCATGGGGAGGTCAGCTGTCACTATCATCAGGCCTGATCAAGGTTAtgaaaatatcttcatttttaatttattttcaaggcTAACAGACTTTTCCCTTGGtgtacagcagcacaaccaACACCCCCCTGCATTTCAACACCAAACAAGCATTTTCACACTAAAGCACGACAATAGCCACGGCTAACACGCCTGACTTGCTACACGAACACTGAACGCCCTCAGCGCTGGGCAGGCCGCCAGGGCCCCCAGGGAGcggctgccctgctgtgccccagtgcTCCCGGGCCCCCCAGCAGCGCACTCACCGCTTCAGCCGGTGTCCCCTCGCAGCCCGCCGCAGGCCGGCAGCAGCTCCGAGCGCGGCGCGGGGGCCCCGAGCCCGTTCGGCCGCCGCAGCCTCCCCGCGCTCCGGTCCCTGGGAGCGGCGCCCGCCCTCACGGAGCCCGAGCGCACATTACGCGTCACCCCGCGTCGCGCCCTAAATACGCCACTGATGGCGCCCCGCCTCGGTTCGGGTTACCCGAGGTGACGCGCACGCACGGTACCGCGGCGACCGCGAGGCACTGTGGGTGTTGTAGTCTCGCCGTCGTAAGGGCCGCGCACCCCCCGGCGCCccccgcgctgccgccgccgccgccgatctcggccgggcggggccggggcgggccggggagggccGGGGCGGAGCGGGCGGCGGGGGAGCGCCAGCCCGTGGCTCTGCGCGGCAgggggggggcggcggggccgccggctgcgggcggtggcggcggcggcggctgaaGGGCAGCGGCGGCGATGGGCGCTGCGGGGTGAGTGACCGGGCGTGGGGAGCGCGGCTCCGGGGGCCGCGGAGGggccgcggggctgcggggggcAGTGATGGGGCCGGAGATGCTGTGCCGGGGGACACTGGGGGCGCTCGGGGGCGGCGCTGGCAGCGCTGGGGGCACTTTTGGGGCGCTGGGGGCAGTACTGGGAGCGCCGGGCGGCACTTTTGGGGCGCTGGGGGGCAAGGGGTGAAGTTGTGGGAGCgctggggctggaggtgcaGTGATGGGGAGCACTGGGGCGCAGTAGTGGGGCGCTGGGGGCTAGGGGAGCACTACCgggggcagtgctggagggctCTGAGGGCACCAGAGCCGGTACCGGGGCCGTGAGGGGCCAGATGGGCACTGGGGCACTACCGGGGGAAGGAACTGGAGGCTGGAGGGcactggggcaggagatgcagTGGCGGGGGGGCTCCGTGGGTAGCGGGGGAcaggagggcagtgctggaggaaaCCCCAGTGCAGCCCCCGTGCCCTGGGAGGAAGAGCAGAGGGGGTGATGGAGGGGGAAGGCAGCGGCTCGGGGATAGACCCTGCAGAGGGGAGCCGCAGCCCGGGGAGAGGGGTGAGTGCTCCCCGAAACAGGGCACCATAACCCACCCCCGTGGGGCAGCTGGAGGGTCTGTGGCACCACAAGGCAGGACAggtgggctgcagggcagggagtgtTGCCGGGGAGTGCCACTGGAATCGGGGCTCCCTTGTCCGGCAGCCGGAGCACGGGAGGGGAAGAGCGTCCGGGATCCTCGGGCTGCGATGCTGCGTGCCAGTGGCAGCGGAGAGGGATGCAGGAGCCTTTGTAGGGAGAGCGGCGCcgagcggagccgccgccgaGGAGCTGAGCAGGCCCCTGGTGCTGATGTTGTTATCTGTGTCTCTGTTGTGTATTGTTTCCAGCTGATCGGTAAAGATggaaagagggagaggaggaggaggaggaaggaaccTGGGAGGCTCTGGCCTGCACAGGAACATTTATTCCCAGTCCCAGCAGCAGTACCACTACCCGGCCTCCTCCCAGGGGAGCTGCATGGAGATCCAGGAGCTGGCCTCCAAGAGGGTGGACATCCAAAAGAAGCGGTTTTATCTGGATGTGAAGCAGAGCTCCCGTGGCCGCTTCCTGAAGATCGCCGAGGTCTGGATAGGAAGGGGCAGGCAGGACAACATCAGGAAGAGCAAGCTGACCCTCTCCCTGTCGGTGGCCGCCGAGCTGAAGGACTGCCTCGGGGACTTCATCGAGCACTACGCCCACTTGGGCCTGAAGGGCGGCCATGGGCACCGGCACGAGCACAGCAATGACAAGGAGCAACATCCCCGGAGGCGGCCGCAGCACCCGCCGCCCTCGCCCCCAGCCTCCGTGGGCTCCGAAGAGCCCCCTCACAGCGTCCTCAAAACGGAGTACATCGAGAGGGACAACAGGAAGTACTACCTGGACCTGAAGGAGAACCAGCGCGGGCGCTTCCTGCGGATTAGGCAGACCATGAGCAGGGGACCTGGCATGATGGGCTACTTCGGCCACGGCTTGGGACAGGAGCAGACGATCGTCCTGCCGGCGCAAGGCATGATCGAGTTCAGGGATGCTTTGGTGCAGCTGATTGAAGAGTATGGCGAGGGGGACATAGAGGATCGCCGGGGGGGAGGTGAGGAGCCCCCGGAGCTGCCCGAGGGCACCTCCTTCCGAGTGGACAACAAGCGCTTCTACTTCGACGTGGGATCCAACAGGTACGGCATCTTCCTGAAGGTAAGTGAGGTGAGGCCGCCCTACCGTAACACCATCACAGTTCCCTACAAAGCGTGGACACGGTTCGGGGAAAATTTTATCAAGTACGAAGAAGAGATGAGGAGAATTTACAACAGCcataaagagaaaagaatggaTGCCAGAGGGGACAGTGGTGAAGAGCAAGAGGGTCTGGAATAGAGTGCATTGGACGATTAACCaaacaaagcaagcagaaattGGTGAGAGGGACTGACCTATAGTAATTCCAAGTTGCCCCAGTTTTTTGTAAAGTCCTTTTCTGGTAGTTCTTGGTAACTCCAGTATATAATGTTATAGGAGTCTGGTTATGACGTTAAACTATGCCCAAAACATCTCCGTGTGTCTTAGAAAAGGACCAACCTCCCAAGTCCGTATGAGTCAGCTGCTTCGAGTGTTGGAGACTGTGGAAGTACGAGTATCAGCACAAACAAAATCCGGCACCCTGACCTTTAAATAGTCTAGAAAAGGCTTGTGTTGCACTTAAACACGATACAAAAGTACCCCTGCCCTGAACCTTACCATGAAATGTATCAGTTTCTGCTTATCACCAGTTTTTCAGGACTGGCTTCTGCCCGTGCCCGGTCTGAAGGCCAAGCAGCACTGTTGTAGAGCATTTATGGCAAAAATCGGCTCCATGTGAATCTCTGGTCTGTGtgtgaggagggagagaggtTTAAAAGTTGACATCTCCTGGTTGTTGAGTTGGAAACGATAGTCTGTTTATGGGTAAAGTCCTGATAACCCATCAGACCTCAGTCACATGCCAGTGAAGGGCAGAAGAGCTGTCGTTCATCCCGTAGTTTTGTGCTGACCAGATCACCTGAGTACCCCAGGACAGCAGAGTGCTCAGCCTCCTGAATTAATGGCAGTGAATGATAACCCACTCCTCATCTCCATGTTCTGCCCCTTAGAGGCTGgtgatctttttttttattttatttttaacgcATTTTGTCCAAAATTTCAGAAGGTATTTTTGTATTAGGCGTGGAGCGGGTGTTGGTAGGTGGAAGGAATGCCGTGGCCGAGGCTCCCGGCTCCTCTCCCAGACTGATGTGATTCGGGATGTGACCTGGGCGAGGAAAGCCTTTGggtgttttcctcctcctgccatgggAAGACCTTTGGGGTGTTGGGTGCGCCACTGGATTCGTGTAGAAAGGCATCTCTGTCACGCTCGCTCGTGGCGCATTTTGGAAGCTgtggtggatgccccattgGTTTTTCTGTTGTGCTGGTTGTGGGTGGTGCTGGGGAGACAACATCCGTGCCCTGCCATCACCACCTTCCCCCCCAGCTCGGAGCTGGAGCTGTCCTTGAGCCGCTCCAGTCCCGATCTCGCCTGCCTGCCCCAAGGTTTTGCTGTCATCCTGGAGTCTTTGTGATGTAATTTTAAATCTCGTGATATTAACTCTCTGCCTGGAGGGAGAACGTGTGCAATTACCTGGTTGGGAGGTTGGTGAAAGGTTCTGTGTTTCTTAAAACATGAATATTTATAGCATAAGGGGCTTGTCCAGCCTTTGGGCAACCAGCTTCTTCCCCCTGAACCAGCGGGAGTTTGACTGAGCTCCAGGTACTTCTAGTAGTGCGTTGCTCACCTTTAAGATTGTTTTAAGCAGGCATTACCATGTCTGATCAGATATTTGTAATCACTCAAATTGTTTCATTACAGAGTGGCCTAGTGTGCATGTGGACCAGCTGTTTTTCCATGCAGCCATgacctgttttattttttaaccttttgAGAAACATCTTTATCTCCAACCAAGACTGTTCACCACTCTGAGTCTGGAGCCACCTGCACACTGCATGGCCACGCTCAATCCGAATGCTGTTGCCTGTTAATGTCATAATGAGAAAGGTTGGGGAGACAGGGTTGGGAACCAAGAGGATAATCTGGATTTTAGTTTGGGAACTAAAACTAGTTAATCTGTTTTAactttacaaaaagaaaaaaaaaaaagaaaaaaaataacagcttgcACCAAAGTCACCAAAGAACCTTTAGGAAAATGTTACAGTTGTGACAAGAAGTAAGAAAGTTAATTTCACTGTTTTAGGTGATTCCCCCTTTAAAACCATATATAGCAGTTACAGCAACCAAGCCTTTGGCTTAGTGTCAAAAACTCCCATCCCTTTCTCCATAGGTTGCTCTTTCAGGTCCCTTTTCAAACCTGGAAGAGGTTTCTCACTCCATCACTCAAACAGCCAGTGGACCATGATGAATCAGCGGGCGTTGTGCGGGGTCCTGATTCAGCGGCGCTCTCGCGGCTTTCGTCCCAATGGTTTTAACaggtcaattaaaaaaaaaccccaccaaacccCACGTTAAAAGAACTCCACATCCTGTTATGGTGTGAAACCAGAATTTAGTGAATGAGTCGTTGATGCGTACATTAGCGCATCGCTGACTGCTGCTGCCCGTCACAGTGCCTGAGGTAAAAAAATTCACTTCTAGTCCAACAAACCGGAGCTATGAATGTACGAACTTTTTATGCTCTTCTTCCCTGTGTGTGCTCGGCatctcccatccctgcctgcctttgcCTCAAGGGATCGTAAAAGCTCCTGGGTTGGAATTAGCCTAAGTGGGCCGAGTGTGTTGTAAgtgctcctgccttccccatGTTCCTGTAGCATTGGTGAGGAAATTATTCATGATTGGAAAGGGATGTTTTCTTCACCATTTTAAAAGATGCAAAAAAGGATGCAAAATTGCTTTCCTTATTGCTGCtcgttttttaaaaaaactctttATCTTTTGTTAGTGAATTGGCCTTCCAATGCCGTTAGTTTCTTGTAAATGTCACCCAGGAATCCAGCGACGGCCAGCCTTGGTTCTGGCATGCAGGTATCCCATAGGATCCGCTCATGTATTTactcccctggcacaggatgcACCTTAGTATCCAAACCTGGCTCGGGATCTTCACGTTCATTGCCGATCTGTCGTGGGTAGAGCAGCGGCTCTGGGTTTCCATTGCCACGGGAAGCACCGGTGTTGGGTTGGGGGAGGACGGCTCTCCAGGCGATGGGAAGCGGATGTTGGACTGGAGAGCAGTAGGGATGCACTCGGAGTGTAGCAATGCAAGACTTGAATGGTGAGATTCGGAAACGGGTTCCTTTGTATTTTTGGCAGTGCgtcctcagcttcccagagcAGTGACCGCTCGGgctgctggtgcccagcagggcccagcGAGAAAGCTCTGGAACGGTGAATCCCTGATGTGTTTTAAGTGTTTGTTCCTGACGCCCTGAAACTGCCATGTCCCTTAAACTTGAGAAAACACAAGCTTATTTGCACTAGAAAGAACGGCCAAAAACAATCCTTAGGAGGACAGGGTGAAGAGCACCGGTCTGAACCTCTTTTTCTCATGAGAGAATTTCCTATTCAAGCCCTCACCTCTGTTTCAAAATTCTATGGTCCCGGCAGAAAGTCTGTCAGTTGAATTATTAAATCCTAATGCACTTTATATTGTGTAAATAATGCTAGGAGCACATTTTTGCTCCCGCTCCGGTAAGGGGATGCTTTGGTAACGTAGTCTAATGCCGAGAGAAGCCGTCTCCTGCATGCACACCTGTCTGTTAGAGACCTGTTGATCCTGCTCGGTCCAGCTCTGCTCGTGTGTTAGAGGAGGACAGGCACTGTATTGAGGATCCTCTCAAACCACCAAGAGTGGGATGATGATTTGGTTTTTTACATTGcaatgttgcagagctgctgagcacctTCAGCTCTGCCGTCGCAGCGGCTCCTCACCCCTTCCGCAAACTGGGCCCCCCATGTTGCTGTCGAGGCTTAAAGCCGAGCTTTGCTCTTGTAGTCTTGACAAAACCAAGTCCAGCAGCTGCCCCGTACCtggttttccctgctgctggcgcCAAAGGTGGGGTGGTCCCTGCAAAGCTTATCCCAGAtggaaggggctggggggctTCCCCTGCCTTGCAGCTGGGGGAACGTTGTGTTGGGTGCGGCCCACGGAGCTGGCTTTCCTGGTAAAGTACAGAGCTATGGAAGGGTTGGGAAGCATTTTGCACTGGTGTGGAGAGGGCAGAACCCTCCCTCGTGGGCTCCTTGCGTGCAGCCTGGATGGACGGTGGACTTTACCCAGCGAGAAGCTGCAGTGGTTATTGGTATCTACTCGTCGTCGTTAGTGTTTCTTATCTGTATCCGATATATACCAATTCATATCCACGTATAGGCATTACTATATTTATGTGAGTATATTGTAGCCTGTAGTAGCTCGTAGCGAAATAACCTTATTTATCTGAAGTGCAGTCTGAGGAGGGGACGTCTGCTCCCACCACCGGTCTGGATAAACACGTAATTCCAACCAGGGCTGGGCGTGAGCTCCTGGCCGCAGCCCTCGGAAGAATCCTGTAGGTTTTCAGCAGGGCAGCAAGGGGAAGCATAGTTAAAAGAAGGCAAAGCTCTTCCTTGGAGGCGTCATTGAGGAGAGGTGAGAGCTGTAAAGAGGCAGCTGCCAGCCACGTCATGTCTGCGTGCCATTTTACAACCCCTGGCTCTGCAAATCTGTACTGCCATGTTCATAAAATCCCAAGCAGAAGTATTATAATCACGTCCTTTGTACAAAAAAGAACCCCCGAGCAATTATCAAAATCAATgtcagcacttttttttttcagctacaGATGTCCTAGTCTGATAATTgcatcattttttttcccctatggCCTATTGAAGTGACCTAAACTCCCAGGGAAGTGAGCTGCTGGTGGTTAGGAAGCCTTCTGCTTGCGTGACTTGCAGTCTTGTTTTCCAATTCTAGTAATTTTTGTAGTAGAAAGGAGTTTATTATTGTGTATTTTCACTGGGCAGATTTTGCACCAGGTCAAAAATTATCTAATAAGCTTTTTCAGTTTCATGGCATTCCCACTTTTGCTGTACATACACTAGATATATGCAATTTATTAAAGAATTCCTGAAGAAAATTAGACCTTCTGTTTAATTTTCTATGCTGCTTACTCCAAAATTAAGTTGccctttatttttaatgatttaacATGATATGATGTCTAAAATTcacctttcccttcctttgctTTCATGTAAAGGTTGTGTTTGAAATTAAGAGTTTATTCAAGAAGGAGTGGATATAAAGGCTGCACCATAAGCTACACCCAAGCGAGGCTGTCATGGCCACAGGAAAAGAGCCCCAGCTAGGGGAGAAGGTGCTTctggatttgggggatttggaaAAAGCTAAAGCCAGATCTTTTGCTGTTCTGTTCCTCCAAAACCTGCGGAAGCCTTCATGGGCTGACATcaatttttcttcctaatattttgTCAGCCTGTGTTCAGTTCCCCACCTGCACCTCAATAAAGGCAACAGTATATATAAAGCATTGAGGTGAAGTAAAATATCAAGAACTCCTGATAGATGACATGGATTAAAAATTGGTTTTCCAGAAATGTCAGAGCGTAAATTGAGGTTTTATAAGGCGGATGTCGTTTTGGCATTTCTGTGATGGATGTAATTGGATCGCTCCCTCCCCGTGCGGAGGGAGGCATCACGCGGAACCCGGACCCGCAGCCTCGGGGCTCTTTCGTGTGCACCAACTTCTGGAAAGGTGCAGGTGCCTGCTGGCTTTCTCACGTGTGGGGAATGTGGTGGTGTTCCTACTAGCCTGGCCTCCAGGGGTCTGGCTCCCCCCCCCAGTAAAACCGTCATTAACGACTTGCTAATTCATCTTCTTAATTGCTAGGCTGCACAGAAACGCTTGGAGTAGCACATGGAAATTGCTAGCTCTGCACAGAGCCGAAACTTAAAGAGGCATATTCTGtctttttgggggttttggagCCATCCAACACACCAGTATTAAAGTGGGAGGGGTAactgctcctgccctggaggTGTTGGTTGGACACACAGACAATCGGACGGATTTCTTACCACAGTGGAGGAAATCCATCCGGCAGGCGGGAGTTTGCATCTGCTCTTGGTCCTGATCGTTTGCCATGCAGAGATTAATTGGAGGCAGAGATGGCCCTCGGTGGCGGCTGCTGGCAGCCGGAGAGAGCCGAGGCTTCGTGCCC
This sequence is a window from Melospiza georgiana isolate bMelGeo1 chromosome 5, bMelGeo1.pri, whole genome shotgun sequence. Protein-coding genes within it:
- the PURG gene encoding purine-rich element-binding protein gamma; this encodes MERGRGGGGGRNLGGSGLHRNIYSQSQQQYHYPASSQGSCMEIQELASKRVDIQKKRFYLDVKQSSRGRFLKIAEVWIGRGRQDNIRKSKLTLSLSVAAELKDCLGDFIEHYAHLGLKGGHGHRHEHSNDKEQHPRRRPQHPPPSPPASVGSEEPPHSVLKTEYIERDNRKYYLDLKENQRGRFLRIRQTMSRGPGMMGYFGHGLGQEQTIVLPAQGMIEFRDALVQLIEEYGEGDIEDRRGGGEEPPELPEGTSFRVDNKRFYFDVGSNRYGIFLKVSEVRPPYRNTITVPYKAWTRFGENFIKYEEEMRRIYNSHKEKRMDARGDSGEEQEGLE